The Pseudodesulfovibrio sp. zrk46 genome contains a region encoding:
- a CDS encoding lipoprotein-releasing ABC transporter permease subunit, with product MRFESFVALRYLFALRKQSFISIISLFAICGVAIGVGALIVVIGVMNGFSYDLREKILGVNSHILVTSLRGGIKEYRELADEAARVPGVTGVTPFVYSEVMLSTRSGVKGVVLRGIDPNTSDSVLSLSKDMISGDVANLEAGSQVPGIIIGSELAKRLGLTQGSEVNLLSPSGRSGTAGFTPRVKRFIVAGVFRTGMFEYDSSLGYVTIPAARKLLGFKGDVVSGLEIRVDDVYNVEKITKVLKTKIGSFTVYVRHWQEMNANLFAALELEKTAMFIILAMIVLVGSFSIVTTLVMLVIQKTKDIAVLMSIGADTASIRRIFMLQGTFIGLVGTSLGFLIGVPLSLLLKKYQFIKLPSNVYPVDYLPVRLEAVDLVTIGIAAFLLCFLATIYPARRAASLSPSDALRYE from the coding sequence ATGCGATTCGAATCGTTCGTAGCACTGAGATACTTGTTCGCTCTGCGGAAGCAGTCGTTCATATCTATCATTTCGCTTTTTGCTATTTGTGGTGTGGCGATTGGAGTTGGTGCACTTATCGTCGTTATTGGGGTGATGAATGGATTTTCTTATGATCTCCGTGAGAAAATTCTTGGTGTCAATTCTCATATTTTGGTCACCTCTCTTCGTGGTGGAATTAAGGAATATAGAGAACTGGCCGATGAAGCAGCTAGAGTTCCGGGCGTCACAGGCGTGACGCCCTTTGTCTATTCTGAGGTTATGCTATCTACCAGATCCGGCGTTAAAGGTGTCGTTCTTCGTGGCATTGATCCTAATACCTCAGATTCCGTATTAAGTCTGTCCAAAGATATGATCAGCGGCGATGTGGCTAACCTTGAAGCGGGAAGTCAGGTTCCAGGGATAATAATTGGATCAGAGTTGGCTAAGAGACTAGGACTGACTCAAGGCTCCGAAGTCAATCTGTTGTCACCATCGGGACGTTCTGGGACTGCTGGTTTTACTCCAAGAGTAAAGCGGTTTATAGTCGCAGGTGTTTTTCGTACCGGTATGTTTGAGTACGATTCTTCTCTTGGTTATGTAACTATTCCCGCAGCAAGAAAGTTATTGGGATTTAAGGGAGATGTCGTTTCTGGATTGGAGATTAGGGTTGATGATGTCTATAATGTTGAAAAAATAACCAAAGTGTTGAAAACGAAGATCGGTTCTTTTACTGTATATGTACGTCATTGGCAGGAGATGAACGCTAATCTTTTCGCCGCATTGGAACTAGAAAAGACCGCGATGTTCATCATCTTGGCGATGATTGTTCTTGTTGGCTCTTTCTCCATTGTCACAACACTTGTTATGCTGGTAATACAGAAAACCAAGGACATTGCCGTACTTATGTCTATTGGTGCAGACACCGCTAGTATTCGCCGTATTTTTATGCTGCAAGGGACTTTTATTGGTTTAGTTGGTACCTCTCTTGGCTTTTTAATAGGTGTTCCGCTTAGTCTTTTATTGAAAAAGTATCAGTTTATTAAATTGCCTAGCAATGTGTATCCTGTAGACTATCTACCAGTTAGGCTAGAGGCTGTTGATTTAGTTACCATTGGTATTGCAGCCTTTTTGTTATGTTTTTTGGCAACCATTTATCCTGCTCGAAGGGCTGCGTCTTTAAGTCCAAGCGATGCCTTGCGTTATGAATAA